The stretch of DNA GAGATTAATCGATCGCCCGCAAAAGTACAATCAGCTTTGCTAGAAGCCATGCAAGAGAAACAAGTAACAATTGGCGAAGAAACCTATTTACTAGACAATCCTTTTTTGGTAATGGCGACGCAAAACCCAGTAGAACAAGAAGGTACTTATCCTCTTCCCGAGGCACAAGTCGATCGTTTTATGCTAAAAACAGTGATTACGTATCCGAGCAAAAAAGCAGAACAAATGATTTTGCGGCATGCGATTCAGCAAACTTTTCCGAAGATAGAAAAGGTAATTTCTCTACAAGAAATTCTCGAAGCACGAGAAATCGTGAAGAAAGTTTATATGGACGAAAAAATAGAGAAATATATCCTCGATATTGTTTTTGCAACTCGTAAACCCGAAGAAGTCGGATTAAATAAATTGATCCCGATGATATCATTTGGTTCATCTCCGCGTGGATCGATAAATTTGGCTCAAGCAGCAAAAGTATACGCTTTCTTACACAAAAGAGCTTATGTGATTCCGGATGATGTTCGAGCGGTTTCTAAAGATGTTTTACGTCATCGAATCGGGCTTACTTACGAGGCAGAAGCAGAAAATATTACTCCAGAAGAAATTATCGATAATATTCTGAACGTAATTCCTGTTCCATAATAAATTATTTTTGGGATGGATGTAAATGAAATAATCAAACGTGTAAAACGTATTGAAATAAAAAGTCGTCGGAAAGCTTCTGATCTTTTTATGGGCGAATACAATAGTTCGTTTAAAGGAAGAGGTATGATTTTTTCTGAGATTCGGCCTTATCAATACGGTGATGATGTACGCAGTATAGATTGGAATAAAACTGCACGATATGATGAAGTTTATGTAAAAGTTTTCGAAGAAGAACGCGAGCAAACCCTCTACCTTATGGTCGATGTTTCGGGATCTGATTATTACGGGACTCGAAAACAAATAAAAATAGAAACCATTGCCGAGATTTGTGCTACTTTGGCATTTTCGGCAATTACTTACAACGATCGTGTGGGTTTGGTGCTGTATTCTGATCATATAGAAAAAATGATTCCACCCAAAAAAGGCAAACAACATGTTTTGCGAATTATCCGAGAATTGATAACCATCCAACCCAAAAGTAAACAAACCAATTTACAACAATCGTTAGAAGAGTTTATGCAAAAGATAAAAAGAAGAAATAATGTTTTTATTTTTTCAGATTTTATTGATGCATCGGAATACGAAAAACAAATTCGGATTCTGGCCAAAAAACATCAAGTCACCGGTCTTCGCATTTTTGACGAAAAGGAAACAGTTTTTCCCGATATTGGTTTGGTCAATATCCAAGATAGTGAAACGGGCGAAATTCGCTTAATTAATACCTCTTCTGCCGAAGTACGAAAAACATATCATCAA from Weeksella virosa DSM 16922 encodes:
- a CDS encoding AAA family ATPase, which gives rise to MEIQELNQLIEAKSEVITRLSNEINKTIIGQEKMVESLLIGLLGNGHILLEGVPGLAKTLAIKTLSQAVDGSFSRIQFTPDLLPADVVGTLIYNVKENDFSIKKGPIFANFILADEINRSPAKVQSALLEAMQEKQVTIGEETYLLDNPFLVMATQNPVEQEGTYPLPEAQVDRFMLKTVITYPSKKAEQMILRHAIQQTFPKIEKVISLQEILEAREIVKKVYMDEKIEKYILDIVFATRKPEEVGLNKLIPMISFGSSPRGSINLAQAAKVYAFLHKRAYVIPDDVRAVSKDVLRHRIGLTYEAEAENITPEEIIDNILNVIPVP
- a CDS encoding DUF58 domain-containing protein — encoded protein: MDVNEIIKRVKRIEIKSRRKASDLFMGEYNSSFKGRGMIFSEIRPYQYGDDVRSIDWNKTARYDEVYVKVFEEEREQTLYLMVDVSGSDYYGTRKQIKIETIAEICATLAFSAITYNDRVGLVLYSDHIEKMIPPKKGKQHVLRIIRELITIQPKSKQTNLQQSLEEFMQKIKRRNNVFIFSDFIDASEYEKQIRILAKKHQVTGLRIFDEKETVFPDIGLVNIQDSETGEIRLINTSSAEVRKTYHQYYLDLERRFEAIFKKNNAGFLKIRSDEDYVKPLLNYFKTQKR